Proteins from a single region of Bacteroidales bacterium:
- a CDS encoding universal stress protein, protein MKEIVVGIDFSKGALNALKYAAFIAKGLNCKITLIWVDKPHNPDGIYEEENYRDAVHNRFKEIIKEYEPIVGKDNIQYKIRSGKVYEEISSYAKINNSNYVVIGTHGISGFEELWIGSNANRVVSTSPCPTFTLRQNYAIENNLKRIVLPIDRSDKTLSKIPFAVELAKSFGAEIILIKMHETKFKFLNKRVNSATDKIISILSKEKIKYSVIEKQITNVTNDIISIVEKNNADLLVIMTDQQKQSFNVMLGEAAQQLVNHCPVPVLSIHEDDKI, encoded by the coding sequence ATGAAAGAAATTGTTGTAGGAATTGATTTTTCCAAAGGTGCTTTAAACGCATTAAAATATGCGGCTTTCATTGCAAAAGGTCTTAACTGTAAAATCACATTAATTTGGGTTGACAAACCTCATAATCCTGATGGAATTTACGAAGAAGAAAACTACAGAGATGCTGTTCACAACCGCTTTAAAGAAATAATAAAAGAATACGAACCAATTGTTGGAAAAGATAATATTCAATATAAAATCAGATCTGGAAAGGTTTATGAAGAAATAAGTTCGTATGCTAAAATAAACAACAGCAACTACGTAGTTATCGGAACTCACGGTATAAGCGGCTTTGAAGAACTTTGGATTGGCTCAAATGCTAATAGAGTTGTGTCAACATCTCCATGCCCAACATTTACACTAAGGCAAAACTATGCTATAGAAAACAATTTAAAACGCATCGTGTTGCCTATTGACCGCTCTGACAAAACTTTGAGCAAAATTCCTTTTGCTGTAGAGCTTGCCAAATCATTTGGTGCTGAAATTATTTTGATAAAAATGCACGAAACAAAATTCAAATTCCTAAATAAAAGAGTGAACTCAGCAACTGATAAAATCATTAGCATCTTATCAAAAGAAAAAATCAAATATTCTGTTATTGAAAAACAAATAACAAATGTTACAAACGACATTATTTCTATTGTTGAGAAAAACAATGCTGACTTATTAGTCATAATGACTGATCAACAAAAGCAATCTTTTAATGTTATGCTCGGAGAAGCAGCTCAACAACTTGTAAACCATTGCCCTGTGCCAGTTTTGAGCATTCATGAAGATGATAAAATCTAG
- the ettA gene encoding energy-dependent translational throttle protein EttA — translation MSDDKKIIFSMVGVSKIFPPQKQVLKNIYLSFFYGAKIGVLGLNGSGKSTLLKIIAGKETPTEGDVVYSPGYSIGLLEQEPHLEENKTVKQIVEEAVQPIVDLLKEYEEVNNKFSEPLDDEEMNKLIIRQGELTELIEQNDAWELDSMLERAMDALNCPPPDQIVKNLSGGEKRRIALVRLLLQKPDILLLDEPTNHLDAESVQWLEKHLQEYQGTVIAVTHDRYFLDNVAGWILELDRGEGIPWKGNYSSWLEQKSARLAQEEKTESKRRKTLERELEWIRMAPKARHAKGKARLNAYEKLLSQDTKEKEQRLEIFIPDGPRLGDQVIEANNISKAYGDKLLFENASFTVPPNAIVGIIGPNGAGKTTLFRLIMGLEKPDSGSFIVGDTVKIAYVDQSHAAIDKEKTVYETISNGMETLRIGGREMNARAYVSRFNFSGPDQEKKCGVLSGGERNRLHLALTLKEEANLLLLDEPSNDIDINTLRALEEGLEYFAGCAMVISHDRWFLDRICTHILAFEGDANIVFFEGGFSEYEENRRKRQGDAPVKFKYKKLTA, via the coding sequence ATGAGCGACGATAAAAAAATTATTTTTTCAATGGTTGGTGTAAGTAAAATATTTCCACCACAAAAGCAAGTATTAAAAAATATTTATCTTTCCTTTTTCTATGGCGCTAAAATCGGCGTTTTAGGACTTAATGGCAGTGGAAAATCCACATTGTTAAAAATAATTGCAGGCAAAGAAACTCCCACAGAAGGCGATGTTGTTTATTCACCCGGATATTCCATCGGACTTTTGGAGCAAGAGCCGCACTTAGAAGAAAACAAAACCGTAAAGCAAATTGTTGAAGAAGCTGTTCAGCCTATTGTTGATTTACTCAAGGAATACGAAGAAGTAAACAATAAATTTTCGGAGCCTTTAGATGACGAAGAAATGAATAAGCTCATCATTAGGCAAGGAGAGCTTACGGAACTAATCGAGCAAAACGACGCTTGGGAATTAGACTCCATGCTTGAACGAGCCATGGATGCCCTAAATTGTCCACCACCCGACCAAATTGTAAAAAATCTTAGCGGAGGCGAAAAACGCAGAATAGCATTAGTTAGGCTTTTACTCCAAAAACCAGACATCCTTCTTCTTGACGAGCCTACAAACCACCTCGACGCAGAATCGGTGCAATGGCTTGAAAAACATTTACAAGAATATCAAGGCACTGTGATTGCTGTTACCCACGATAGATATTTCTTAGACAATGTTGCTGGCTGGATTTTAGAGCTAGACAGAGGCGAAGGCATTCCTTGGAAAGGCAACTACAGCAGTTGGCTTGAACAAAAATCAGCGAGATTAGCACAAGAAGAGAAAACAGAATCAAAAAGGCGCAAAACTCTTGAACGCGAGCTAGAATGGATTAGAATGGCTCCGAAAGCAAGGCACGCAAAAGGAAAAGCCCGTCTGAACGCTTACGAAAAGCTATTAAGTCAAGACACTAAAGAAAAAGAACAACGACTTGAAATTTTTATACCAGACGGACCACGCCTTGGCGACCAAGTAATAGAAGCAAATAATATCAGCAAAGCCTATGGCGACAAATTACTTTTTGAAAACGCCAGCTTCACAGTGCCACCTAACGCTATCGTTGGTATAATAGGACCCAATGGTGCAGGCAAAACAACACTTTTCCGACTAATAATGGGACTTGAAAAGCCTGATAGCGGCAGTTTTATTGTTGGAGATACTGTAAAAATAGCTTATGTTGACCAAAGCCACGCAGCAATAGACAAAGAAAAAACTGTATATGAAACAATTAGCAATGGCATGGAAACTCTACGCATTGGCGGCAGAGAAATGAATGCTAGAGCCTATGTAAGCCGATTTAATTTTAGCGGACCAGACCAAGAAAAAAAATGCGGTGTGCTTTCTGGTGGAGAGCGAAACAGATTACATCTAGCTCTAACATTAAAAGAAGAAGCCAATTTGCTTTTGCTCGACGAGCCTTCAAACGACATAGACATCAACACACTGCGAGCTTTGGAGGAAGGCTTGGAATATTTTGCAGGTTGCGCAATGGTAATCAGCCACGATAGATGGTTTTTAGATAGGATTTGCACTCATATTCTTGCTTTTGAAGGCGATGCAAATATTGTGTTTTTCGAAGGAGGTTTTAGCGAATACGAAGAAAATCGCCGAAAAAGACAAGGAGATGCTCCGGTAAAATTCAAGTATAAAAAACTTACTGCTTAA